In Anser cygnoides isolate HZ-2024a breed goose chromosome 14, Taihu_goose_T2T_genome, whole genome shotgun sequence, one genomic interval encodes:
- the HSPA4 gene encoding heat shock 70 kDa protein 4 has translation MSVVGIDLGFQSCYVAVARAGGIETVANEYSDRSTPSCIAFGPKNRSIGAAAKSQVISNAKNTVQSFKRFHGRAFSDPFVQAEKTSLAYELVQLPTGSTGIKVMYMEEERNFTIEQVTGMLLTKLKETAENALKKPVVDCVVSVPCFYTDAERRSVMDATQIAGLNCLRIINETTAVALAYGIYKQDLPALEEKPRNVVFVDMGHSAYQVSVCAFNKGKLKVLATAFDTTLGGRKFDEMLVEYFCEEFGKKYKLDIKSKIRALLRLYQECEKLKKLMSANASDLPMNIECFMNDIDVSGTMNRSKFLEMCDGLLARVEAPLRSVLEQAKLKKEDIYAVEIVGGTTRIPAVKEKISKFFGKEVSTTLNADEAVARGCALQCAILSPAFKVREFSITDLIPYPISLRWNSPAEEGLSDCEVFPKNHPAPFSKVLTFYRKEPFTLEAYYSSPKELPYPDPAIAHFLVQKVTPQTDGSSSKVKVKVRVNIHGIFSVSSASLVEVHKSDENEEPMETDQHAKEEEKMQVDQEEQQKTEEQQQAQPENKGESEEMETSQADSKDKKVDQPPQAKKAKVKTTTVDLPIENQLVWQIGKDMLNLFIENEGKMIMQDKLEKERNDAKNAVEEYVYDMRDKLCGIYEKFVTEDDRNSFTLKLEDTENWLYEDGEDQPKQVYIDKLTELKTLGQPIQARFQESEERPKAFEDLGKQIQQYMKTVHAFKAKDEQYDHLDEADVAKVEKSANEAMEWMNNKLNLQNKRSLTLDPVIKAKDIQAKTKELASICNPIVTKPKPKVELPKEEQKPPEPNGPVEGQGDGNSGSQTADEQSAAAAQTATEKKLPEMDID, from the exons ATCATGCATAGCCTTTGGACCCAAGAATCGCTCGATTGGCGCTGCAGCTAAAAGCCAG gttatttcaaatgcaaagaATACAGTacaaagttttaaaagatttcatGGTCGTGCATTCTCAGATCCCTTTGTTCAAGCTGAAAAAACGAGCCTTGCCTATGAACTTGTCCAGCTGCCAACAGGTTCAACTGGCATCAAG GTCATGTatatggaagaagaaagaaactttaCTATTGAACAGGTGACTGGAATGCTTCTTACCAAATTAAAAGAGACAGCTGAGAATGCGCTTAAGAAGCCTGTAGTTGACTGTGTTGTTTCT GTTCCATGTTTCTACACAGATGCAGAAAGGAGGTCTGTGATGGATGCTACACAGATTGCTGGTCTCAACTGTCTGAGAATAATCAATGAAACAACTGCAG TTGCCCTTGCATATGGAATCTATAAGCAAGACCTGCCTGCCCTAGAAGAGAAGCCACGGAACGTTGTGTTTGTGGATATGGGGCATTCTGCATATCAAGTTTCTGTTTGCGcattcaacaaaggaaaactgaaa GTTCTTGCTACAGCATTTGACACAACACTCGGAGGCAGGAAATTCGATGAAATGTTAGTCGAATACTTCTGTGaagaatttggaaagaaatataaactAGACATCAAGTCAAAGATCCGTGCACTATTGAGGCTATACCAAGAatgtgaaaaactgaaaaaactgATGAGCGCTAATGCCTCTGATCTCCCAATGAACATTGAATGCTTCATGAATGACATAGATGTGTCTGGAACAATGAACAG GAGCAAATTTTTAGAGATGTGTGATGGACTCCTTGCAAGAGTAGAAGCGCCCCTTCGCAGCGTGCTGGAACAAGCCA AGTTAAAGAAGGAGGATATTTATGCAGTAGAAATAGTTGGTGGTACAACAAGAATCCCCGCTGTAAAAGAGAAGATCAGTAAATTTTTTGGCAAAGAAGTCAGTACAACTTTGAATGCAGATGAGGCTGTTGCACGAGGTTGTGCGCTGCAG tgtGCTATTTTATCCCCGGCTTTCAAAGTGAGAGAATTTTCTATCACAGACTTGATACCATATCCCATTTCTTTGCGATGGAATTCACCAGCAGAAGAAGGGttaag TGACTGTGAGGTCTTTCCCAAGAACCATCCTGCTCCATTTTCTAAAGTACTCACATTCTACAGAAAGGAACCTTTCACTCTTGAGGCATACTACAGCTCTCCTAAGGAATTGCCTTACCCAGATCCGGCTATAG ctcACTTCTTGGTTCAGAAGGTCACTCCTCAAACAGATGGATCCAGTTCAAAAGTGAAAGTTAAAGTTAGAGTAAATATCCATGGTATCTTCAGTGTTTCAAGTGCATCTTTAGTGGAAGTCCATAAATCTGATGAGAATGAAGAGCCTATGGAAACAGATCAGCATGCAAAAGAGGAAGAG AAGATGCAGGTAGACCAGGAGGAGCAACAAAAGACTGAAGAACAACAGCAGGCCCAACCTGAAAATAAGGGAGAGTCTGAAGAAATggag ACTTCTCAAGCTGACTCAAAAGACAAGAAAGTAGATCAACCACCTCAAGCTAAGAAGGCTAAAGTGAAGACTACTACAGTGGACCTTCCCATTGAGAATCAGCTGGTGTGGCAGATAGGGAAAGATATGCTGAACTTATTCATTGAGAATGAG GGTAAAATGATAATGCAGGATAAGCTAGAGAAGGAGAGGAATGATGCCAAGAATGCAGTGGAAGAATATGTGTATGATATGAGAGACAAACTCTGCGGTATTTATGAGAAATTTGTTACTGAAGAT GATCGAAATAGTTTCACGCTGAAGCTGGAAGATACAGAAAACTGGCtttatgaagatggtgaagacCAACCCAAACAAGTTTACATTGATAAATTAACAGAATTGAAG acTCTGGGTCAGCCTATTCAAGCAAGATTTCAAGAATCAGAGGAAAGACCAAAAGCGTTTGAGGACTTAGGGAAGCAGATTCAACAGTACATGAAGACTGTTCATGCATTCAAAGCAAAG GATGAGCAGTATGACCATCTAGATGAAGCAGATGTAGCAAAAGTGGAGAAGAGTGCAAATGAAGCTATGGAGTGGATGAATAACAAACTTAATCTTCAAAACAAGAGAAGTCTTACTTTGGACCCAGTTATAAAAGCTAAAGACATACAAGCTAAAACTAAA GAGTTGGCAAGTATTTGTAATCCTATAGTCACAAAGCCAAAACCCAAAGTTGAACTCCCGAAGGAGGAGCAGAAACCACCTGAACCCAACGGACCAGTAGAAGGCCAGGGAGATGGCAACAGCGGGTCCCAGACTGCTGATGAACAGAGCGCTGCAGCTGCCCAAACAGCTACGGAAAAGAAGCTTCCTGAAATGGACATTGACTAA